Proteins from one Rhizoctonia solani chromosome 5, complete sequence genomic window:
- a CDS encoding terpenoid cyclase, whose amino-acid sequence MSLCPLARNMHIALNYRCLGGLGSGAVEADDSRMAIAFYSLAAMDLYGVVTSKSSEKDRAEWTQWIWAQYTQTAKGTGFRGGDSLVLPKPNPKASVQALPSLIMTYAAILSLAILRDDFSKLDKRALLGFVASCQNTDGSFSAIPCDDVGDLRVVYTAFVICYLLDDWTSIDASAALSFIHRCRSYEGGYGQSPGEEAHGGTTYCALASLYLCPLVDGTGLDCKSKKTTIRWLSHHQTTGFCGRTGKTPDSCYSFWCGASLKILEASDCVDVEANAQFISQCQFQFGGIAKVPNERPDPLHSYLSLASLALYPPTTGDDSWRLKPLGAALNAEESTSQWLITHLRK is encoded by the exons ATGAGTCTTTGCCCACTTGCACGAAATATGCATATTGCGCTCAACTATCGGTGCCTAGGTGGGCTCGGTAGCGGCGCGGTAGAAGCAGATGATTCAAG GATGGCCATTGCATTCTATTCTCTTGCTGCCATGGACCTATATGGGGTCGTTACTTCCAAGTCGAGCGAGAAAGACCGGGCAGAATGGACTCAATGGATTTGGGCTCAATATACAC AAACCGCGAAGGGTACCGGATTTAGAGGAGGGGACTCTTTGGTACTACCTAAACCCAAT CCAAAAGCCTCCGTCCAAGCTCTACCGAGTTTAATAATGACCTATGCTGCTATCCTATCGCTTGCGATTCTCCGAGACGATTTCTCCAAACTAGACAAGCGCGCACTGCTTGGCTTTGTGGCTAGTTGCCAGAATACAGATGGAAG TTTCTCTGCGATACCCTGTGATGATGTTGGAGACCTTCGAGTCGTCTATACTGCCTTTGTTATTTGTTACCTCCTGGATGATTGGACCAGTATTGATGCGTCGGCAGCTCTCTCGTTCATCCATCGATGTAGG AGCTACGAGGGCGGCTATGGGCAATCACCTGGAGAGGAGGCTCATG GTGGAACAACATACTGTGCCTTGGCATCCCTATATTTATGTCCCTTGGTGGATGGTACCGGACTCGACTgcaaatcaaagaagacaACTATCAGGTGGCTTAGCCACCACCAAACTACAGGATTCTGTGGGCGCACCGGAAAAACGCCAGATTCGTGCTACAGTTTCTGGTGTGGTGCCTCGCTCAAA ATTCTCGAAGCCTCGGACTGCGTGGATGTCGAAGCAAACGCCCAGTTTATATCACAATGCCAATTTCAATTTGGAGGAATTGCCAAGGTTCCAAATGAGCGGCCAG ATCCACTTCACTCATATCTGAGTCTTGCTTCGTTGGCATTATATCCCCCCACAACTGGGGATGATTCTTGGCGGCTGAAACCACTGGGAGCGGCACTAAATGCCGAGGAGTCAACATCACAATGGTTAATTACGCACCTACGTAAATAA
- a CDS encoding Lytic polysaccharide mono-oxygenase, cellulose-degrading, protein MRFLAGLLTLATLASSVVAHGIVTQPPTRTLGSAMIAACGEGAVSAQKSNVKGPIESQIAKIDSNYKPAQCNLFLCRGQQFADNKDKVQTYKTGQVVNIVLDIENHHPVGYANVSVIDTATNKMVGKPLIAWDPYFTGYPYPKDQENFNVTIPELSGKCKTAGECVLQYHWYSRTDRQTYQNCVDFVV, encoded by the exons ATGCGCTTCCTGGCTGGTTTATTGACTTTGGCGACTTTGGCGTCGTCCGTTGTCGCTCATGGCATTGTAACTCAACCTCCAACTCGCACA CTCGGGAGTGCCATGATTGCAGCTTGCGGTGAAGGTGCTGTCTCGGCTCAAAAATCCA ATGTCAAGGGACCGATTGAAAGCCAGATTGCCAAGATTGATTCCAACTACAAGCCC GCGCAATGCAATCTCTTCTTGTGCCGTGGCCAACAG TTTGCTGACAACAAGGACAAAGTCCAAACCTACAAGACTGGTCAAGTCGTGAACATTGTACTAGACATTGAGAACCACCATCCTGTTGGCTATGCA AACGTATCTGTT ATCGATACTGCCACAAACAAGATGGTTGGCAAGCCTCTGATTGCATGGGATCCTTACTTTACTGGTTATCCGTACCCTAAGGATCAAG AGAACTTCAACGTCACTATTCCAGAGCTCAGCGGCAAATGCAAGACTGCCGGAGAATGTGTTCTACAATACCACTGGTACTCCCGAACGGACAGGCAGACTTACCAAAACTGCGTAGATTTCGTTGTTTGA
- a CDS encoding Translin: MNSEDLNKLSHDFEAESELRDTIRKEVMELDRKSRNASGIMNRIHSTLELQRLTDSSSSITKSCYEEFAKIASVVPPNQFWRYITTNTYPLALAHAVSRWKDMWTRSLQNIIFVTALNEYLTTERLLTLPECEQLLGVDPEWKGRFQIPSEDYLHGIIALVNELSRLAVNAVTLGDFNRPVQISIFVRDLYSGFSLLNLKNDSLRRRFDSLKYDMKKIEEVLYDVSLRKLVPPENVPQVQS; encoded by the exons ATGAATTCAGAAGACCTCAATAAGCTAAGCCATGACTTTGAGGCAGAAAGCGAGTTGCGCGAC ACTATAAGGAAGGAAGTAATGGAGCTGGACCGGAAGTCTCGGAATGCAAGCGGAATCATGAACCGTATTCATTCGACTCTAGAAC TACAACGTTTAACCGATTCATCTTCCTCCATTACGAAAAGCTGTTACGAGGAGTTTGCTAAGATTGCTTCCGTTGTCCCACCAAACCAATTCTGGAGGTACATTACCACTAATACATACCCACTGGCTCTGGCTCATGCAGTCTCAAGGTGGAAAGATATGTGGACTCGCTCCCTTCAAAATATCATATTTGTCACAGCCTTAAACGAATACCTCACAACAGAGCGTCTTCTTACTTTACCAGAGTGTGAACAGCTCCTGGGTG TGGATCCGGAGTGGAAAGGGAGATTCCAGATTCCTTCAGAGGACTATCTTCATGGTATCATTGCCCTGGTCAACGAATTG TCGAGACTGGCGGTAAATGCAGTAACCCTTGGTGATTTTAATCGACCAGTCCAGATTTCCATTTTCGTCCGTGACTTATATTCTGGTTTCTCGTTG CTTAATCTCAAAAATGACAGTCTGCGGCGTAGGTTCGACTC CCTAAAATACGATatgaagaagattgaggaaG TTTTGTACGACGTATCCCTCCGCAAACTCGTCCCGCCGGAGAATGTTCCACAGGTGCAATCCTAA
- a CDS encoding Tyrosine kinase specific for activated, whose translation MSELNSRLLNIGITSSGPEQRTEAEERWASYEPYLLSKGYQLRPRYRQNWVPSWETSGASPYDCEDKGDTLAIRVLDATRLSDNAQVILKIHTPSSEDRSGLEEIEILQRFSSPEFKDDPLNHVVPCLDVFPIPNIPEGSFIVMPLLSKYNLPEFWDLREVYDFLEQIFEGLEFLHRNNVVHCDIASPNILMDARPLYTEPFHPFFQTRVLDGKRPLYPTYLRSQKPVRYYFIDFGYGKQFKEGEEKKVIGWKAREQTPEQAEGIPYDPFLADIYQLGAIIRRDLIPRISTLRFLLPLARQMTHTTPSKRPSLAAARKEMNMHFAGLSGRQKRWPIVPLNVSFRHKCLFFLAGMTAEVFVFLKGLIRFIFLRG comes from the exons ATGTCTGAACTGAACTCTCGACTTCTCAATATAGGCATCACCTCCTCTGGTCCTGAACAGCGTACAGAGGCTGAAGAGCGTTGGGCTTCATACGAGCCATACTTATTATCCAAGGGATACCAACTCCGTCCCAGGTACCGCCAGAATTGGGTACCTTCTTGGGAAACAAGCGGAGCGAGTCCGTATGATTGTGAAGATAAGGGGGACACTCTC GCAATTAGAGTGTTAGACGCGACACGACTCTCCGATAACGCTCAGGTCATCCTAAAAATTCACACTCCTTCGTCGGAAGATAGGAGCGGACTTGAGGAAATCGAAATACTCCAGCGGTTCTCCTCCCCCGAATTCAAAGATGACCCGTTGAACCACGTAGTGCCATGCCTAGATGTATTTCCTATTCCAAATATCCCCGAAGGATCTTTCATTGTCATGCCACTTCTCAGCAAGTATAACTTGCCTGAATTCTGGGATCTCAGGGAAGTCTACGATTTTCTGGAACAAATTTTTGAG GGCCTAGAGTTTTTACACAGGAATAATGTAGTACACTG TGACATTGCCTCCCCAAATATCCTGATGGACGCACGGCCACTTTACACCGAGCCATTCCATCCCTTTTTCCAAACTCGAGTCTTAGACGGGAAAAGGCCACTGTACCCGACTTATCTGCGCTCCCAGAAACCCGTGCGGTACTATTTTATTGACTTCGGGTATGGTAAACAGTTCAAGGAGGGAGAAGAGAAAAAGGTCATCGGGTGGAAAGCGAGAGAGCAGACACCGGAGCAGGCGGAAGGAATACCATATGATCCGTTCTTGGCGGACATATATCAGCTGGGGGCAATTATCAGAAGGGATCTCATCCCA AGAATTTCTACCCTTCGATTCCTCCTCCCTCTCGCGCGACAAATGACGCACACTACCCCTTCTAAGCGACCATCTCTCGCGGCCGCTCGAAAAGAAATGAACATGCATTTTGCTGGCCTCAGTGGGCGCCAAAAACGTTGGCCTATTGTACCGTTGAACGTCTCGTTCAGGCATAAATGCTTGTTCTTTTTAGCTGGGATGACTGCCGAAGTGTTTGTTTTCTTGAAGGGCCTAATAAGGTTTATTTTCTTGCGCGGTTGA